The following are encoded together in the Bombus affinis isolate iyBomAffi1 chromosome 6, iyBomAffi1.2, whole genome shotgun sequence genome:
- the LOC126917306 gene encoding nuclear factor of activated T-cells 5 isoform X1, whose amino-acid sequence MAPDLEKRRQELRRTNSCTLEQGHEHLQMLLQLRCTGNALIEPYRHGNNAVGRSSAVTGSVHRSTVTSSSRAHSASRRISHQQRQQQQSQSQQQQQPKISLGSLRNSDEHGSRAGSAQDSCDSSNDSGLGFEDRQQHLTNANAWNGAGEEDSKRRKMDIKLESEDANFSFPEVTHTTNPDSKTANRGSSNGIGGLATISGSRTGNGATGRVVEVSRSRPGLGVLAKRTQQGPVTLTSQLCTASTDGKVQLQIICQPEQQHRARYQTEGSRGAVKDRTGNGFPIVRLVGYDKPTTLQVFIGTDLGRVAPHMFYQACRVSGKNSTPCIERKIDGTIVIEVDMDPAKDMMVTCDCVGILKERNVDVEHRFPQEAGVLQGRSKKKSTRCRMVFRTRITHPDGSSETLQVCSQPIVCTQPPGIPEICKKSLTSCPCTGGLELFILGKNFLKDTRVVFQLDNDDLSSSLEPHWECAVLPDKEFLQQTHLVCVVPAYRRQDLAPSETVSVKLYAVSSGKTSEPHTFLYTAASTPPEPSVGKVESITSPLSTTNGDTALATSPAAVSLTTGVTSNTLITQAAAGTANFLTTIQPQQPTSQTPEALKSDPSPPPVTASSQVTPVMMWAAQSSNCQNSPPDVMMPPPALVANPLLNRRSSSNLQLILPDNLKTEVLDENSENSMISENSMQSIPTPTANSSNGTSPLQQLVSENSREAPQANMIRSVPVAANGSPVQEAVNLLGVVDLMRNPHPLSLVSTHQNTFGGMHETSQVKVLSPHHINKETNPMLPAEGSPNGSLQAGGVVDLRMKHHQSEFATLPNFTATSNGQLPAQSAHSVEKYLNHIESNVKEAEGQENGFVGTIQQRASIITTGRQPQQGQASNILASSPQGVKLDTLVNSGAESHQLVSPLRTVNPNSNTIMSHVSAVTDHETISSPQQNRSSPPNNVKTILEAFLPGQTVTPLPGNAATSVPSPASVVSEQTNGDSLLTTINAALLPSMQEPSVAATGTSNSNVSVPSHNPLQVTNESMSTAAEHIPQIPGLIQQDVVAIQQAHQVEQVVAQAQQQVEQVVAQAQQQAVQAVQQAQQQVVQHVVQHAQVVQQAVQQVQAVQQVQVPAVQQAVQQATQEVVQQAVQQATQEVVQQVQAVQQAVQQAQAAQAMQQAVQQDIGSMLNQPAGFVAEASSALASGAAQEPSQQRLTNYAEQAINNVITNATQDIINNRPITTTTAHAIIATKNILNSVATQSAQLMNSAMEGILPKSPSGQNNIVEQVANKTPNSQNVNPPIANAANSANGTTVRKQEDGMLPQELTSMSEHDLLSYINPSCFDPQNGFLM is encoded by the exons GTAACAATGCAGTTGGTCGATCATCAGCGGTGACAGGATCTGTTCATAGAAGCACCGTCACGTCGAGTAGCCGCGCGCATTCCGCTTCAAGAAGGATCAGCCACCAGCAACGCCAGCAACAGCAATCACAAtcgcagcaacaacaacagcctAAGATATCCTTAGGATCTTTACGAAACTCGGATGAGCACGGATCGAGAGCCGGCTCGGCACAGGACAGTTGCGATAGCTCCAACGATTCTGGCCTCGGCTTCGAGGACCGTCAACAACACCTTACGAACGCAAAC GCTTGGAACGGCGCCGGCGAGGAGGATTCAAAGAGGAGAAAGATGGACATTAAGCTGGAGTCCGAGGACGCGAACTTCTCCTTCCCGGAGGTTACACACACGACCAATCCTGACAGCAAGACGGCCAACAGAGGCTCGTCCAATGGAATAGGTGGATTAGCTACGATCTCAGGAAGTAGGACAGGAAACGGAGCCACGGGGAGAGTGGTCGAAGTCTCAAGATCCCGTCCAGGCTTGGGTGTCCTTGCTAAGAGGACTCAGCAGGGTCCTGTCACCCTCACCTCTCAACTGT GTACTGCTTCTACAGATGGAAAGGTACAATTGCAAATTATCTGTCAACCCGAGCAGCAGCACAGAGCTCGTTATCAGACGGAAGGTTCGAGAGGAGCAGTAAAGGATCGAACTGGAAATGGATTCCCAATTGTTCGTCTCGTTGGTTACGATAAACCAACTACCCTTCAAGTTTTCATCGGCACGGATCTTGGTCGTGTCGCTCCCCATATGTTTTATCAAGCTTGCCGTGTAAGCGGTAAAAATTCAACGCCATGCATCgaacggaagatcgacggtACCATCGTGATCGAGGTGGACATGGATCCAGCGAAAGACATGATGGTCACGTGCGACTGCGTCGGTATTTTGAAAGAACGGAACGTCGACGTGGAGCACAGATTCCCTCAGGAAGCCGGAGTGCTTCAAGGACGTAGCAAGAAAAAATCAACTCGTTGTCGCATGGTTTTTCGTACTAGAATCACTCATCCCGATGGTAGTTCGGAAACTTTGCAAGTTTGTTCTCAACCGATAGTCTGCA CTCAACCACCGGGAATACCGGAGATCTGTAAGAAATCACTCACATCGTGTCCATGTACTGGAGGATTAGAATTATTTATACTTGGAAAGAATTTTCTGAAAGATACTCGCGTAGTATTTCAACTAGACAACGATGATCTATCGAGTAGTTTGGAACCGCATTGGGAGTGTGCGGTTCTACCTGACAAGGAGTTTTTGCAACAAACGCATCTGGTTTGTGTGGTACCTGCATACAGGCGGCAAGATCTGGCACCGTCGGAAACGGTTAGCGTAAAATTGTACGCGGTATCGTCTGGAAAAACGAGCGAGCCTCACACTTTCCTTTATACCGCTGCATCTACGCCACCCGAACCATCTGTGGGCAAAGTCGAGTCTATAACTTCGCCTCTATCCACTACTAACGGCGATACTGCTCTAGCAACATCTCCTGCAGCAGTGTCTCTAACTACAGGTGTAACATCAAACA CTCTGATTACACAAGCAGCCGCAGGAACAGCGAATTTCTTAACGACTATACAGCCACAACAACCAACATCTCAAACACCGGAAGCTCTTAAGAGCGATCCGAGTCCACCACCGGTGACGGCATCCTCTCAGGTAACACCCGTTATGATGTGGGCTGCACAAAGTTCAAATTGTCAAAATTCACCGCCTGACGTGATGATGCCGCCACCAGCTTTGGTAGCGAATCCGCTTTTAAATCGCAGATCATCTTCGAATCTTCAATTAATTCTGCCAGATAATTTGAAGACCGAGGTACTAGACGAGAATAGCGAAAACAGTATGATTAGCGAAAACAGCATGCAGAGCATACCGACGCCGACTGCGAACAGTTCGAATGGTACCAGCCCGTTGCAACAGCTCGTCAGCGAGAACTCGAGGGAAGCACCTCAGGCTAATATGATTAGGTCGGTTCCTGTGGCGGCGAACGGTTCACCTGTGCAAGAGGCGGTCAATCTCCTCGGCGTGGTAGATCTAATGCGAAATCCACATCCATTGTCGTTGGTGTCGACACACCAGAACACCTTCGGAGGTATGCACGAAACATCTCAAGTCAAAGTTCTAAGTCCTCATCATATCAACAAAGAAACTAATCCGATGTTGCCGGCAGAAGGCAGTCCTAATGGAAGTCTTCAGGCCGGCGGTGTTGTTGATCTTCGCATGAAGCATCATCAGTCGGAGTTCGCTACACTACCAAATTTTACTGCTACATCAAACGGACAGCTACCCGCACAGAGTGCCCATAGCGTAGAAAAATATCTCAACCATATCGAATCGAACGTCAAAGAGGCTGAGGGTCAAGAGAATGGATTCGTAGGTACCATACAACAACGAGCTTCCATTATTACTACAGGACGCCAGCCTCAGCAAGGACAAGCTTCCAATATTTTAGCTTCTTCCCCCCAAGGCGTCAAGTTAGATACTCTTGTTAACTCTGGCGCTGAATCTCATCAATTGGTGTCCCCTCTGCGTACCGTGAATCCCAATAGTAATACCATAATGAGTCATGTTTCCGCAGTTACTGATCACGAAACGATCTCGAGCCCCCAACAAAATAGAAGTAGTCCACCAAATAACGTCAAGACGATTCTCGAAGCTTTTCTGCCGGGTCAAACCGTGACACCATTGCCGGGGAATGCTGCAACGTCCGTTCCATCGCCCGCATCAGTGGTCTCGGAGCAGACTAATGGCGATAGTTTGCTCACTACTATCAACGCTGCTCTGTTACCGTCGATGCAGGAGCCTTCCGTGGCTGCGACCGGTACGTCGAATTCTAACGTTAGTGTACCATCTCATAATCCGTTACAAGTTACGAACGAGAGTATGTCGACAGCGGCGGAGCACATTCCGCAGATTCCGGGTCTTATACAACAAGATGTTGTAGCGATTCAACAAGCGCATCAAGTGGAACAGGTTGTTGCACAAGCGCAACAGCAAGTCGAACAGGTTGTCGCCCAGGCACAGCAGCAAGCGGTCCAAGCTGTGCAACAGGCGCAGCAGCAAGTTGTTCAACATGTGGTGCAGCATGCGCAAGTCGTCCAGCAGGCTGTACAACAGGTGCAAGCGGTACAACAAGTTCAAGTACCGGCCGTTCAGCAGGCTGTCCAGCAAGCAACGCAGGAAGTAGTTCAACAAGCGGTGCAGCAAGCTACGCAGGAAGTTGTACAACAAGTTCAAGCTGTTCAGCAAGCGGTTCAGCAAGCGCAAGCGGCTCAAGCGATGCAACAGGCGGTGCAACAAGATATCGGTTCCATGTTAAATCAGCCAGCAGGTTTCGTTGCTGAAGCTAGTTCTGCTCTAGCGAGTGGAGCGGCCCAGGAACCATCTCAACAAAGGCTAACTAATTATGCCGAGCAAGCGATTAATAATGTAATTACTAACGCTACTCAAGATATCATTAACAATCGACCCATTACTACGACAACCGCGCACGCTATTATCGCAACGAAGAACATATTAAATAGTGTGGCCACTCAAAGCGCGCAATTAATGAACAGTGCTATGGAGGGTATTTTGCCTAAATCACCTTCCGGTCAGAATAATATCGTGGAACAAGTGGCGAATAAAACACCCAACAGTCAAAATGTAAACCCACCTATAGCAAATGCAGCTAATAGTGCAAACGGTACAACTGTTAGAAAGCAGGAAGATGGTATGTTGCCTCAAGAGCTTACCTCGATGTCAGAGCATGATCTGTTAAGCTACATAAATCCGAGCTGCTTCGATCCTCAAAACGGTTTTCTTATGTAG
- the LOC126917306 gene encoding nuclear factor of activated T-cells 5 isoform X4, whose protein sequence is MAPDLEKRRQELRRTNSCTLEQGHEHLQMLLQLRCTGNALIEPYRHGNNAVGRSSAVTGSVHRSTVTSSSRAHSASRRISHQQRQQQQSQSQQQQQPKISLGSLRNSDEHGSRAGSAQDSCDSSNDSGLGFEDRQQHLTNANAWNGAGEEDSKRRKMDIKLESEDANFSFPEVTHTTNPDSKTANRGSSNGIGGLATISGSRTGNGATGRVVEVSRSRPGLGVLAKRTQQGPVTLTSQLCTASTDGKVQLQIICQPEQQHRARYQTEGSRGAVKDRTGNGFPIVRLVGYDKPTTLQVFIGTDLGRVAPHMFYQACRVSGKNSTPCIERKIDGTIVIEVDMDPAKDMMVTCDCVGILKERNVDVEHRFPQEAGVLQGRSKKKSTRCRMVFRTRITHPDGSSETLQVCSQPIVCTQPPGIPEICKKSLTSCPCTGGLELFILGKNFLKDTRVVFQLDNDDLSSSLEPHWECAVLPDKEFLQQTHLVCVVPAYRRQDLAPSETVSVKLYAVSSGKTSEPHTFLYTAASTPPEPSVGKVESITSPLSTTNGDTALATSPAAVSLTTGVTSNTLITQAAAGTANFLTTIQPQQPTSQTPEALKSDPSPPPVTASSQVTPVMMWAAQSSNCQNSPPDVMMPPPALVANPLLNRRSSSNLQLILPDNLKTEVLDENSENSMISENSMQSIPTPTANSSNGTSPLQQLVSENSREAPQANMIRSVPVAANGSPVQEAVNLLGVVDLMRNPHPLSLVSTHQNTFGGMHETSQVKVLSPHHINKETNPMLPAEGSPNGSLQAGGVVDLRMKHHQSEFATLPNFTATSNGQLPAQSAHSVEKYLNHIESNVKEAEGQENGFVGTIQQRASIITTGRQPQQGQASNILASSPQGVKLDTLVNSGAESHQLVSPLRTVNPNSNTIMSHVSAVTDHETISSPQQNRSSPPNNVKTILEAFLPGQTVTPLPGNAATSVPSPASVVSEQTNGDSLLTTINAALLPSMQEPSVAATAAEHIPQIPGLIQQDVVAIQQAHQVEQVVAQAQQQVEQVVAQAQQQAVQAVQQAQQQVVQHVVQHAQVVQQAVQQVQAVQQVQVPAVQQAVQQATQEVVQQAVQQATQEVVQQVQAVQQAVQQAQAAQAMQQAVQQDIGSMLNQPAGFVAEASSALASGAAQEPSQQRLTNYAEQAINNVITNATQDIINNRPITTTTAHAIIATKNILNSVATQSAQLMNSAMEGILPKSPSGQNNIVEQVANKTPNSQNVNPPIANAANSANGTTVRKQEDGMLPQELTSMSEHDLLSYINPSCFDPQNGFLM, encoded by the exons GTAACAATGCAGTTGGTCGATCATCAGCGGTGACAGGATCTGTTCATAGAAGCACCGTCACGTCGAGTAGCCGCGCGCATTCCGCTTCAAGAAGGATCAGCCACCAGCAACGCCAGCAACAGCAATCACAAtcgcagcaacaacaacagcctAAGATATCCTTAGGATCTTTACGAAACTCGGATGAGCACGGATCGAGAGCCGGCTCGGCACAGGACAGTTGCGATAGCTCCAACGATTCTGGCCTCGGCTTCGAGGACCGTCAACAACACCTTACGAACGCAAAC GCTTGGAACGGCGCCGGCGAGGAGGATTCAAAGAGGAGAAAGATGGACATTAAGCTGGAGTCCGAGGACGCGAACTTCTCCTTCCCGGAGGTTACACACACGACCAATCCTGACAGCAAGACGGCCAACAGAGGCTCGTCCAATGGAATAGGTGGATTAGCTACGATCTCAGGAAGTAGGACAGGAAACGGAGCCACGGGGAGAGTGGTCGAAGTCTCAAGATCCCGTCCAGGCTTGGGTGTCCTTGCTAAGAGGACTCAGCAGGGTCCTGTCACCCTCACCTCTCAACTGT GTACTGCTTCTACAGATGGAAAGGTACAATTGCAAATTATCTGTCAACCCGAGCAGCAGCACAGAGCTCGTTATCAGACGGAAGGTTCGAGAGGAGCAGTAAAGGATCGAACTGGAAATGGATTCCCAATTGTTCGTCTCGTTGGTTACGATAAACCAACTACCCTTCAAGTTTTCATCGGCACGGATCTTGGTCGTGTCGCTCCCCATATGTTTTATCAAGCTTGCCGTGTAAGCGGTAAAAATTCAACGCCATGCATCgaacggaagatcgacggtACCATCGTGATCGAGGTGGACATGGATCCAGCGAAAGACATGATGGTCACGTGCGACTGCGTCGGTATTTTGAAAGAACGGAACGTCGACGTGGAGCACAGATTCCCTCAGGAAGCCGGAGTGCTTCAAGGACGTAGCAAGAAAAAATCAACTCGTTGTCGCATGGTTTTTCGTACTAGAATCACTCATCCCGATGGTAGTTCGGAAACTTTGCAAGTTTGTTCTCAACCGATAGTCTGCA CTCAACCACCGGGAATACCGGAGATCTGTAAGAAATCACTCACATCGTGTCCATGTACTGGAGGATTAGAATTATTTATACTTGGAAAGAATTTTCTGAAAGATACTCGCGTAGTATTTCAACTAGACAACGATGATCTATCGAGTAGTTTGGAACCGCATTGGGAGTGTGCGGTTCTACCTGACAAGGAGTTTTTGCAACAAACGCATCTGGTTTGTGTGGTACCTGCATACAGGCGGCAAGATCTGGCACCGTCGGAAACGGTTAGCGTAAAATTGTACGCGGTATCGTCTGGAAAAACGAGCGAGCCTCACACTTTCCTTTATACCGCTGCATCTACGCCACCCGAACCATCTGTGGGCAAAGTCGAGTCTATAACTTCGCCTCTATCCACTACTAACGGCGATACTGCTCTAGCAACATCTCCTGCAGCAGTGTCTCTAACTACAGGTGTAACATCAAACA CTCTGATTACACAAGCAGCCGCAGGAACAGCGAATTTCTTAACGACTATACAGCCACAACAACCAACATCTCAAACACCGGAAGCTCTTAAGAGCGATCCGAGTCCACCACCGGTGACGGCATCCTCTCAGGTAACACCCGTTATGATGTGGGCTGCACAAAGTTCAAATTGTCAAAATTCACCGCCTGACGTGATGATGCCGCCACCAGCTTTGGTAGCGAATCCGCTTTTAAATCGCAGATCATCTTCGAATCTTCAATTAATTCTGCCAGATAATTTGAAGACCGAGGTACTAGACGAGAATAGCGAAAACAGTATGATTAGCGAAAACAGCATGCAGAGCATACCGACGCCGACTGCGAACAGTTCGAATGGTACCAGCCCGTTGCAACAGCTCGTCAGCGAGAACTCGAGGGAAGCACCTCAGGCTAATATGATTAGGTCGGTTCCTGTGGCGGCGAACGGTTCACCTGTGCAAGAGGCGGTCAATCTCCTCGGCGTGGTAGATCTAATGCGAAATCCACATCCATTGTCGTTGGTGTCGACACACCAGAACACCTTCGGAGGTATGCACGAAACATCTCAAGTCAAAGTTCTAAGTCCTCATCATATCAACAAAGAAACTAATCCGATGTTGCCGGCAGAAGGCAGTCCTAATGGAAGTCTTCAGGCCGGCGGTGTTGTTGATCTTCGCATGAAGCATCATCAGTCGGAGTTCGCTACACTACCAAATTTTACTGCTACATCAAACGGACAGCTACCCGCACAGAGTGCCCATAGCGTAGAAAAATATCTCAACCATATCGAATCGAACGTCAAAGAGGCTGAGGGTCAAGAGAATGGATTCGTAGGTACCATACAACAACGAGCTTCCATTATTACTACAGGACGCCAGCCTCAGCAAGGACAAGCTTCCAATATTTTAGCTTCTTCCCCCCAAGGCGTCAAGTTAGATACTCTTGTTAACTCTGGCGCTGAATCTCATCAATTGGTGTCCCCTCTGCGTACCGTGAATCCCAATAGTAATACCATAATGAGTCATGTTTCCGCAGTTACTGATCACGAAACGATCTCGAGCCCCCAACAAAATAGAAGTAGTCCACCAAATAACGTCAAGACGATTCTCGAAGCTTTTCTGCCGGGTCAAACCGTGACACCATTGCCGGGGAATGCTGCAACGTCCGTTCCATCGCCCGCATCAGTGGTCTCGGAGCAGACTAATGGCGATAGTTTGCTCACTACTATCAACGCTGCTCTGTTACCGTCGATGCAGGAGCCTTCCGTGGCTGCGACCG CGGCGGAGCACATTCCGCAGATTCCGGGTCTTATACAACAAGATGTTGTAGCGATTCAACAAGCGCATCAAGTGGAACAGGTTGTTGCACAAGCGCAACAGCAAGTCGAACAGGTTGTCGCCCAGGCACAGCAGCAAGCGGTCCAAGCTGTGCAACAGGCGCAGCAGCAAGTTGTTCAACATGTGGTGCAGCATGCGCAAGTCGTCCAGCAGGCTGTACAACAGGTGCAAGCGGTACAACAAGTTCAAGTACCGGCCGTTCAGCAGGCTGTCCAGCAAGCAACGCAGGAAGTAGTTCAACAAGCGGTGCAGCAAGCTACGCAGGAAGTTGTACAACAAGTTCAAGCTGTTCAGCAAGCGGTTCAGCAAGCGCAAGCGGCTCAAGCGATGCAACAGGCGGTGCAACAAGATATCGGTTCCATGTTAAATCAGCCAGCAGGTTTCGTTGCTGAAGCTAGTTCTGCTCTAGCGAGTGGAGCGGCCCAGGAACCATCTCAACAAAGGCTAACTAATTATGCCGAGCAAGCGATTAATAATGTAATTACTAACGCTACTCAAGATATCATTAACAATCGACCCATTACTACGACAACCGCGCACGCTATTATCGCAACGAAGAACATATTAAATAGTGTGGCCACTCAAAGCGCGCAATTAATGAACAGTGCTATGGAGGGTATTTTGCCTAAATCACCTTCCGGTCAGAATAATATCGTGGAACAAGTGGCGAATAAAACACCCAACAGTCAAAATGTAAACCCACCTATAGCAAATGCAGCTAATAGTGCAAACGGTACAACTGTTAGAAAGCAGGAAGATGGTATGTTGCCTCAAGAGCTTACCTCGATGTCAGAGCATGATCTGTTAAGCTACATAAATCCGAGCTGCTTCGATCCTCAAAACGGTTTTCTTATGTAG